AATATCTCTACATGAAGTACTTTCTAGTATAATTTATTTGTTATTTTTACAAATAGAACACGAAAGTTTAGCTATCTACCTTTCGAAGAAGGTATTTTTTTCTTTAGCGAACATATCCTTTACTACACACATAAAATAGTGACAGGAGCAGTGATGTATAATTTTTTCGGAGTGATTCGTTATGTGTAAAGGTAAGCCTTCTACAGTTGTTTCCCCTTTAACAAATAAAATGAGACCTCTTAAAGCAGAGGTTTATCAATATAATGCTTTGGCCGGCTGTGGACAAAGAATTTATACTAATCAGGATGAATTAACACAGTATGGCAATAAGGGTATTCTTCATCCACATAAGGTTTCCTATTATAACCTCTTCATTAATGGGGTATTGCAACCAAAAACCAACTATATTCTTAAAGAAGGATTACTTTTGCTCATCACCAAGGATCTTCCTCTAAAAGGATCTCCGATTACTATTGTTTTTGTTACTTTTAAAGAAGAAGAAGTAACTAAGCTTAATACAGCCATTGTAGAGGGCAGTGTACCCTCTGGACCTATCTTTGCTGGGCCAGTAGTGGATAGAGACATCTCCCTTCATGGAATTACACAGCCAATTGTCTCCCAATTAAAACTGGAAAAAGTTATGATCTCTGGCCCTACATTTATTCCCACAGGTCATATTGCTACTTGGAAATTTACCTTGATCGTAACCAATACAGCACCTACACCTATTCGTAATATTGTTGTAGCAGATACAATTCTTCTAGACACTATTTTAAGCGTCACAGATTTCCCTTTATCCAAAGGTACTATCATGATAAGTAATCCTATCATTACCTGGAATGTAGGTATGTTGGATGTAGGAGAGTCCGCCGCTGCAAGCTTTGAAGTAAAGGGATATTTCAAAGCTGACGGTACTCGCTTCATCAATTATGCTCTAGCAACCGGCGATCGTACCTCTGGACCTGTAAAATCTGCTATTGTTTCTAGTGAGACGCTACAGGTTGTTAAAGGCTTAGATATTACAAAAACCATTACATCAGGGCCGTTGGAAGTACATGTTGGAAAACCTAATACCTGGCGAGTAGAGATAAAGGTAGCTAATTTCAATGATGCTACTGTCTCGAGCCTTCTCATGACAGATACCCTATTTATTGAAAATATTGAGCATGTTAAAATTGTAAGTATTTCTCAAGGCAGTACTGCTTTGGCAGGCAACAAAATTCTTTGGAACATTACTGCCTTAGAGATGTTAGAAACCGCTGTTCTCGTAGTGGATATCGTTGGTGCCTTCACGATGGATGGTTATAGAAACTTAGATAGCGCTACAGTGGTGGGCAATATAGCAAGTGACGAAGTTTTCGCGGGGCCTTCCAAGGATATGGAAATCGTCGTTTCCCCAATTGAAAAATTACTAGAAACGCAATTGTTATTAGAAAAATTTGTTGCAGATGAGCCGCTTGTTGCCTTTTTAGGCAAGCCTAGAAGGTGGTATTTTGTTCTGAAAATTTCCAATTTAACAAAGGATGTTTTAGAAAATATCCTTATTACAGATTATATTTTACTGGATAAATTTGATGAGATCCGTACCTTATTTGTATCCTCAGGGGACACTGTGGTATCCCATAACGCTATTTTGTGGAATATTGAAGAGCTTTCTTCTGGCGAAACCTTAACAGCTGTTTTTGAAACCAAAGGGCTTTTCAATGCTACAGGTTTACGTTCTCTTAATCGAGCCATTGCCTCTGCTTTTAACAGGAATTCAGCTACTTGTACAATGTCTCCTATCGTTTCCGGTCCATCTATTCAGGTCCTAGATTTTATCCATGATTTAAAAAGCACCTGTATCCTTGCCGATAAGGTATACGCTCAATGTCAGCAGAGGAACTGTTTTGAAAATATTACCATGGATATAGGTGACAATAGCTTTAAAAACATTGTATTTCACTCAGGATTTATTGTAGAAAACACCTTAAACATCACCAACCTAAAGGATAGACCAAACTTTAAACGCATTCAGTTCCTTATAAGAATTCCTTTTGAAATCACTACTAGGAATGGAAATAGTATTGAAGGTCATTTACCAGATACCTCTAAGGATATTATCCTCTTTATGCCAGAGGCAAGAGATGAATTTTCTTTTAATATTACCATAGAAACCAATACGCAGCTTTTAACAGAGGCTTTGGTGGTAAACAATCAATTAACCTTTACAGCAGGGACATTTATGCTTATTAAAGCAGTAGGACGGGTACAATTGTTTATACCCACTTTTGAATACTGTCCAGAACCTCTCCCCTGCGAAGAATTTAATAAAAACCTGATTTGTGATATTTTCCAGATGAAGGATTTTCCTGATTTTTTCCCACAGCAAAACAAGTCAGACCTTTATAAAAAAGCAACAAAAACTTATATAAACAAACAATGTCCTCCTATATTTGGTAATTTAGTTATTAACAAGTACATTGTATCAGGGCCCCTACAGGTCAATGCCAATCTCCCCAGTACATGGTGCGTAGAAATTCGAGTGAGCAATGATGGATATGGGCCAGTTAGTCATGTTATTATGATAGATACTTTACTTTTAGATCATATCGTTGCTATAAACATTCTCAGTCTTACTGGAGGTAGTTTGTCCCAGGAAAAAAATCGTATTGTTTGGGATATAGGTACCTTAAACTCCGATGCTACAGCTGTGCTTGTAGCAGAAATCACCGGTTTCTTTGATGACAAAAACCAGAAGATGGTCAATGTAAAAAATTATCAATATAATACGCTTTCCAATGGCGTAAAAAGAGGCTTTACAAACAATGATGCCTTGAAAGCGTATGGTGGTAAAGGTATCCCTGACCCGAAAGAAGTCTCTTATTTAAATCTTTTTATTAATGGCGTATTACAGCCACCAACCAATTATATTGTGAAAAAAGGTCTTTTACTATTGACCACTGTAGACATTCCTTTGAAAGGGGTCCCAATTATTCTCCAGACCTTCATCATTAAAAACATGGCACATCAGCTTTTAAAAGCAAAAACTTATCAATATAACGCACTTGCCAGCGGAAAAAAAGTCTATACCAATCAAGACGAGCTGACCATGTATGGTAATCAAGGAATTTTCGCTCCCCAATGGGCTTCCTATCAAAATCTTTTTATTAATGGAGTCATTCAACCAAAGAACAACTATATCGTGGAAAAGGATCTGCTTACATTAACAACAAAAGATTTACCTTTAGATAGATCTCCGATTTCCCTGCAGTCTATCACACTGTTTTTGTAAAAAATTTATATTACTAAAAAAACCTTCAGGATCTCCGCTTTTATCAATAGCGTTCCTGAAGGTTTTTTTAGTATATCTAAACGGCAACAGAAGATAGCTGCCCTGTAACCAACTGATGATAATAACCTCTTTTCTGAAGTAAAGAAACATGATTTCCAATCTCTACGATCTTACCCTGCTGAAGTACTACTAAACCGTCTGCTTTCCGGAAAGTAGAAAGACGGTGGGCTACAATCAATGTCGTTCTACCCTTCATTAAATTATTCAGGGACTGCTGTACCAGTCGTTCATTTTCCGTATCTAAGCTGGATAGGGCTTCGTCTAAAATAAGAATAGGAGAATTTTTTAAGAAGGCTCTGGCGATGGCCAAACGCTGTCTTTGCCCTCCCGACATCTTCAAGCCTCTTTCCCCAGCATTGGTATCGTAGCCCTCTGGAAGACTCATAATAAAGTCATGAATATAAGCCGCTTTAGCAGCTTCCTCTACCTCTCCGTCAGTAGCAGTGGGATTGCTTAAGCGAATATTATCTTTGATGGACATATTAAATAGATAAATTTCCTGAGGTACAACAGTGATCAGAGAGCGTAGGGCATCCATGGATAAGTCTCGCACATCCACACCATTGATGGTAATCTGCCCTTCATTAACATCCCAAAATCGCTGCAAAAGATTAATAGAGGTAGTTTTTCCAACTCCCGACTCTCCTACCAAAGCGATGGTTTCCCCAGGACTAACTTGGAAGGAAGCCTTCTTCAAAACAGGAGGAATATCCTTTTCATAGGAGAAAGAGACATTATGAAAAGCAATTTTCAGTTCCTCAGTCTTATCAATTTCTTTCTTGCCCAGATCCTCCACGATTGCCTTTTCTTCCAATATACTGCCTACTCTTTGGCCTGCAGCCAGTATGATGCTAAAGTTTCTTCCCATAGTAGCTACTTCTAAAATAGGGCTAAATATACTGGCTGCCATAATGATCACCACAGGAAACCATTGATGATCCATTTGTCCTTGTAGAATTAAATTTGCAGAAACACCTAAAATACAAACCATTCCTAAGGAACTGACGGCGTTAAGATAAGCTCCCTCTACCCCCATCCTTTTTCCGTAGGATAACTGACTTTGATAGAGGTCATCAGAAAATTTTCTAAGCCGATTGCGATAACCCGCTTTAAAGTTAAAAGAGATAATTTCACGCAAGCCCTGTATCCCATCAATAGCTTCGCCATGAACCGCTGCTAGCCGGCTTCGTGTTTCAGACCCCTGCTGATCTGCCTCCTTCTTAAACCAAAAAGGAATACTAAAGAGAAGAAAGATAAAAGGCAGAAGCACTAGAGGCAACATCCAGTGGATTTGAGAGAGCATCCCTAGAATGATCACCGGTACTGCAACAGCCACTAAAAAAGCCCCTGCGGTATGGGCAAAAAACCACTCCAATACCTCCACATCTGCCATCAAGGTAGCTGCCAGTTCTCCTGAACGCTGCTTTAACAAATAAGCAGGTGCGATTCTTTCAATGGCGTGATAAAGCTTTACACGAAAATCCACTAAAATTCGGAAAGCTACCTCATGGGCAAACCACATATCTGAATAGTACATCAGTACCCTACCCAAAACTAAAAGCCCCAGGACAGGTAAATAAGGACGAATTTCAGATCTCGTTCCTCCAGTCACAGCTATCCCCACTAAATAAGCACCTAGAGCAGGTCCCAAAATGCCTAGAAGATGATGA
The sequence above is drawn from the Clostridium formicaceticum genome and encodes:
- a CDS encoding ABC transporter ATP-binding protein, with translation MQEKGSGIFKKLKLDGFHELLKCLTPYWRGMTFSIVSGILHHLLGILGPALGAYLVGIAVTGGTRSEIRPYLPVLGLLVLGRVLMYYSDMWFAHEVAFRILVDFRVKLYHAIERIAPAYLLKQRSGELAATLMADVEVLEWFFAHTAGAFLVAVAVPVIILGMLSQIHWMLPLVLLPFIFLLFSIPFWFKKEADQQGSETRSRLAAVHGEAIDGIQGLREIISFNFKAGYRNRLRKFSDDLYQSQLSYGKRMGVEGAYLNAVSSLGMVCILGVSANLILQGQMDHQWFPVVIIMAASIFSPILEVATMGRNFSIILAAGQRVGSILEEKAIVEDLGKKEIDKTEELKIAFHNVSFSYEKDIPPVLKKASFQVSPGETIALVGESGVGKTTSINLLQRFWDVNEGQITINGVDVRDLSMDALRSLITVVPQEIYLFNMSIKDNIRLSNPTATDGEVEEAAKAAYIHDFIMSLPEGYDTNAGERGLKMSGGQRQRLAIARAFLKNSPILILDEALSSLDTENERLVQQSLNNLMKGRTTLIVAHRLSTFRKADGLVVLQQGKIVEIGNHVSLLQKRGYYHQLVTGQLSSVAV
- a CDS encoding DUF4183 domain-containing protein codes for the protein MCKGKPSTVVSPLTNKMRPLKAEVYQYNALAGCGQRIYTNQDELTQYGNKGILHPHKVSYYNLFINGVLQPKTNYILKEGLLLLITKDLPLKGSPITIVFVTFKEEEVTKLNTAIVEGSVPSGPIFAGPVVDRDISLHGITQPIVSQLKLEKVMISGPTFIPTGHIATWKFTLIVTNTAPTPIRNIVVADTILLDTILSVTDFPLSKGTIMISNPIITWNVGMLDVGESAAASFEVKGYFKADGTRFINYALATGDRTSGPVKSAIVSSETLQVVKGLDITKTITSGPLEVHVGKPNTWRVEIKVANFNDATVSSLLMTDTLFIENIEHVKIVSISQGSTALAGNKILWNITALEMLETAVLVVDIVGAFTMDGYRNLDSATVVGNIASDEVFAGPSKDMEIVVSPIEKLLETQLLLEKFVADEPLVAFLGKPRRWYFVLKISNLTKDVLENILITDYILLDKFDEIRTLFVSSGDTVVSHNAILWNIEELSSGETLTAVFETKGLFNATGLRSLNRAIASAFNRNSATCTMSPIVSGPSIQVLDFIHDLKSTCILADKVYAQCQQRNCFENITMDIGDNSFKNIVFHSGFIVENTLNITNLKDRPNFKRIQFLIRIPFEITTRNGNSIEGHLPDTSKDIILFMPEARDEFSFNITIETNTQLLTEALVVNNQLTFTAGTFMLIKAVGRVQLFIPTFEYCPEPLPCEEFNKNLICDIFQMKDFPDFFPQQNKSDLYKKATKTYINKQCPPIFGNLVINKYIVSGPLQVNANLPSTWCVEIRVSNDGYGPVSHVIMIDTLLLDHIVAINILSLTGGSLSQEKNRIVWDIGTLNSDATAVLVAEITGFFDDKNQKMVNVKNYQYNTLSNGVKRGFTNNDALKAYGGKGIPDPKEVSYLNLFINGVLQPPTNYIVKKGLLLLTTVDIPLKGVPIILQTFIIKNMAHQLLKAKTYQYNALASGKKVYTNQDELTMYGNQGIFAPQWASYQNLFINGVIQPKNNYIVEKDLLTLTTKDLPLDRSPISLQSITLFL